The Pseudomonas iranensis genome includes a window with the following:
- a CDS encoding lipopolysaccharide kinase InaA family protein, translating to MTDFLAEQDRALLERHGLGNFDALWAKQLEAVDEPNTAGGGWSSVFRLDLDGQGYYLKRQSNYLTRTLQAPFGEPSFAREFRNISRYRKLGIPALQAAFFGERKVAGEVRAILLTRALDGWSDLDSLLARWTQLSAAQHSAVLTACGLLARRLHGARQVHGCFYPKHIFLRATGDGYEAQLIDLEKTRPLLFGMRDRVKDLEPLQRRAPQWSEADLRQLLAAYLDQPTDSSLLDSWLTRLTARRSHKETR from the coding sequence ATGACTGATTTTCTTGCCGAACAGGACCGCGCACTGCTGGAGCGCCACGGTCTCGGCAATTTCGACGCACTGTGGGCAAAACAGCTTGAAGCTGTGGATGAGCCCAACACTGCCGGAGGCGGCTGGAGCAGCGTGTTCCGCCTGGATCTTGACGGCCAGGGCTATTACCTCAAGCGACAGAGCAATTACCTGACGCGGACCTTGCAAGCGCCGTTTGGCGAGCCAAGCTTTGCCCGCGAATTTCGCAACATCAGCCGTTACCGCAAGTTGGGCATACCGGCATTGCAGGCAGCCTTTTTCGGTGAGCGCAAGGTCGCCGGGGAAGTGCGCGCCATTCTGCTCACCCGCGCCCTGGATGGCTGGAGCGACCTGGATTCGTTGCTGGCGCGCTGGACGCAGCTCAGTGCCGCGCAGCATTCGGCCGTTCTCACCGCTTGCGGGCTGTTGGCGCGGCGGCTGCACGGCGCGCGTCAGGTGCATGGCTGTTTCTATCCCAAACATATTTTTCTGCGCGCCACCGGCGACGGCTATGAGGCGCAACTGATCGATCTGGAGAAAACCCGGCCGTTGCTGTTCGGCATGCGTGATCGGGTCAAGGATCTGGAGCCGTTGCAACGCCGAGCGCCGCAGTGGAGCGAGGCCGACTTGCGCCAATTGCTTGCGGCTTATCTCGACCAGCCGACTGACAGCTCGTTGCTCGACAGCTGGCTGACCCGACTGACAGCGCGGCGCAGCCACAAGGAGACCCGCTGA
- a CDS encoding lipopolysaccharide kinase InaA family protein yields MQLSELARSGRAPTLPLTVTLADAAGAADLQLLSLLRVLPGQRYVGAGVWRGRPVLAKLLVGSKAARHFQRELDGVRLLAAQNLTTPLLLADGLKDGEGGWLLFKFLEGSESLGDAWAEVESLPALADEQTAVLAEALDAIGRMHGKGLWQEDLHLDNLLRHGGQLYLIDGAGVRAETAGQPLSRQKVLENLGVFFAQLPKSLEPFTEELLVYYLLSNSEHALPLEALQKQIDKVRNWRLRDYLIKVGRDCTLFAVQRGAFALRAVRREEAAAMLPVLEQADALLDQGHLYKTGGAASVGKVEIAGRALVIKRYNIKNFAHWLKRFWRPSRAWHSWREGNRLAFLGIATPKPLAVLEKRFLWLRRSAYLVTEYLPGPDIIERFAPYVENGQAPEAELLALDQLFARLIAERISHGDFKGHNLFWQTDRWALIDLDSMCQHASVGSFASAYARDRARFMRNWPERSALYRVIDQRLPKEVSSAG; encoded by the coding sequence ATGCAATTGTCCGAGCTGGCCCGCTCCGGGCGCGCACCCACACTGCCATTGACCGTTACCCTGGCGGACGCCGCCGGTGCGGCGGATTTACAGTTGCTGAGCCTGCTGCGGGTGTTGCCCGGGCAGCGTTACGTTGGCGCAGGTGTCTGGCGCGGTCGGCCGGTGTTGGCCAAGTTGCTGGTCGGCAGCAAGGCCGCCCGGCATTTCCAGCGGGAGCTGGACGGTGTGCGCCTGCTCGCTGCGCAAAACCTGACCACGCCGCTGCTGTTGGCCGATGGACTGAAGGACGGCGAGGGTGGCTGGCTGCTGTTCAAATTTCTTGAGGGTTCCGAGAGCCTCGGTGATGCCTGGGCCGAGGTCGAGTCTCTGCCGGCGCTGGCCGATGAGCAGACCGCCGTTCTGGCCGAAGCGCTGGATGCGATCGGTCGGATGCACGGCAAAGGACTCTGGCAGGAAGATCTGCACCTGGACAATCTGCTGCGCCACGGCGGTCAGTTGTACCTGATCGATGGCGCCGGCGTTCGTGCGGAAACGGCGGGGCAGCCCTTGTCCCGGCAGAAAGTGCTGGAAAATCTCGGCGTGTTTTTCGCCCAGTTGCCAAAATCACTCGAACCGTTCACCGAAGAACTGCTGGTGTATTACCTGCTGAGCAACAGCGAGCATGCGTTGCCGCTGGAGGCGTTGCAAAAACAGATCGACAAGGTGCGCAACTGGCGACTCAGGGATTACCTGATCAAGGTTGGCCGCGACTGCACGTTGTTCGCCGTGCAGCGCGGCGCATTTGCCCTGCGCGCCGTTCGCCGTGAAGAAGCAGCGGCCATGCTGCCGGTGCTTGAGCAGGCTGACGCCTTGCTTGATCAGGGGCACCTGTACAAGACCGGCGGCGCGGCCAGCGTCGGCAAAGTCGAGATAGCCGGGCGGGCTCTGGTTATCAAGCGCTACAACATCAAGAATTTCGCCCATTGGCTCAAACGCTTCTGGCGCCCGAGTCGGGCCTGGCATTCCTGGCGTGAGGGCAATCGCCTGGCGTTCCTTGGCATCGCCACGCCGAAACCGCTGGCGGTACTGGAGAAGCGCTTCTTGTGGCTGCGCCGCAGTGCCTATCTGGTCACCGAATACCTGCCCGGGCCGGACATTATCGAGCGCTTTGCGCCGTACGTGGAAAATGGCCAGGCGCCGGAAGCCGAGTTGCTGGCGCTTGATCAACTGTTTGCCCGATTGATTGCCGAGCGCATCAGTCATGGCGACTTCAAGGGTCACAATCTGTTCTGGCAGACGGATCGCTGGGCGCTGATCGATCTCGACTCGATGTGTCAGCACGCCTCGGTTGGCAGTTTTGCCTCGGCTTACGCCCGCGATCGCGCGCGCTTCATGCGCAACTGGCCTGAACGCAGCGCGTTGTATCGAGTCATTGATCAGCGGTTGCCGAAGGAAGTCTCCAGCGCAGGGTGA
- a CDS encoding YceK/YidQ family lipoprotein, producing MKKILMLGVISVVLSGCGSVSTVLQGDADAARDLRKKKTYCQSIPRIYSGLAFDFCTLNAPPDPTGMLAPFVLLDLPLSAVFDTVSLPYTIYRQIEDGNLSIYWRPNRG from the coding sequence ATGAAAAAAATTCTGATGCTGGGCGTAATTTCTGTGGTGCTCTCAGGCTGTGGCAGTGTCTCGACCGTTTTACAGGGCGACGCCGATGCTGCCCGTGACCTGCGCAAAAAGAAGACCTACTGCCAATCGATTCCGCGCATCTACAGTGGTCTGGCCTTCGATTTTTGCACTCTGAATGCGCCGCCTGATCCTACGGGCATGCTGGCGCCCTTTGTGTTACTCGATCTTCCGCTGTCCGCCGTGTTCGATACCGTTTCCTTGCCCTATACGATTTACCGGCAAATCGAGGATGGCAATCTCAGTATCTATTGGCGTCCCAATCGCGGGTGA